Proteins encoded by one window of Vitis vinifera cultivar Pinot Noir 40024 chromosome 10, ASM3070453v1:
- the LOC100261791 gene encoding G-type lectin S-receptor-like serine/threonine-protein kinase At2g19130 isoform X1, translating to MASMKFSTRRWSVILVFLLISSGFHLEFADAFTDTISQGQSITTSQTIISAGGEFELGFFSPGNSTKYYVGIWYKKISEPTIVWVANRDYPFTNPSVVLTVRTDGNLEVWEGKISYRVTNISSNRKTSATLLDSGNLVLRNDNSSIWQSFDHPSDTFLPGMKLGYDRRAGKTWSLVSWKSTEDPSPGVFSMKYDPKGSGQIFILQGSTMYWASGTWDRDGQAFSLIREMRSNDVFNFSYSFSKEESYINYSIYNSSIISRFVLDVSGQIKQMSWLEASHQWHMFWFQPKTQCEVYAYCGPFGICHDHAVDRFCECLPGFEPGFPNNWNLNDTSGGCVRKADLQCGNSTHPNGERDQFHRVSNVRLPDYPLTLPTSGVMQCESDCLNNCSCSAYSYYMEKCTVWGGDLLNLQQLSDDNSNGQDFYLKLAASELSGKVSSSKWKVWLIVTLAISVTSAFVIWGIRRRLRRKGENLLLFDLSNSSVDTNYELSEANKLWRGEKKEVDLPMFSFVSVSAATNNFSIENKLGEGGFGPVYKGKSQKGYELGSCEEAFKKIWTGMGGVKK from the exons ATGGCTAGCATGAAATTTTCAACCAGAAGGTGGTCtgttattcttgttttcttgcTTATTTCTTCAGGTTTTCACTTGGAATTTGCTGATGCATTTACAGATACAATTTCACAAGGTCAATCAATCACAACCTCTCAGACCATCATATCTGCGGGTGGTGAATTTGAATTAGGATTCTTTTCTCCTGGAAACTCCACAAAATATTATGTGGGGATATGGTACAAGAAAATATCAGAGCCAACCATTGTGTGGGTAGCTAACCGAGATTATCCATTCACAAATCCGTCTGTGGTTCTTACTGTCAGGACAGATGGTAACCTCGAGGTTTGGGAGGGGAAAATTTCATACAGGGTGACAAACATATCATCAAACAGAAAAACTAGTGCCACCCTATTGGATTCTGGAAATCTTGTTTTGAGAAATGACAACTCGAGTATATGGCAAAGCTTTGACCATCCATCGGACACTTTCTTGCCGGGGATGAAACTTGGATACGACAGAAGGGCTGGAAAAACATGGTCATTAGTGTCATGGAAGAGCACAGAAGATCCCAGTCCAGGAGTTTTCTCCATGAAGTACGACCCTAAGGGAAGCGGCCAGATTTTTATCTTGCAAGGGTCCACAATGTACTGGGCTAGTGGCACCTGGGACAGGGATGGGCAGGCTTTCAGCTTGATTCGTGAGATGCGCTCAAACGATGTGTTTAATTTCAGTTATTCGTTTAGTAAGGAGGAGAGCTATATCAATTACTCTATTTATAATTCTTCAATAATAAGCAGATTCGTGCTGGATGTGTCAGGGCAGATTAAACAAATGTCATGGCTTGAAGCCTCTCATCAATGGCATATGTTTTGGTTTCAACCAAAAACGCAATGTGAGGTTTATGCTTACTGTGGGCCTTTTGGAATCTGTCATGACCATGCAGTCGATAGATTCTGTGAATGTTTGCCAGGTTTTGAACCTGGCTTCCCTAATAACTGGAACTTGAACGACACATCTGGAGGGTGTGTGAGGAAAGCAGATTTGCAGTGTGGCAATAGTACTCATCCTAATGGGGAGAGAGACCAGTTTCATCGGGTGTCTAATGTGAGGCTGCCAGATTATCCACTAACACTCCCAACGAGTGGTGTCATGCAGTGCGAGTCAGATTGCCTAAATAACTGCTCTTGCTCTGCTTATTCTTACTACATGGAGAAGTGTACAGTATGGGGTGGAGATCTTCTAAACTTGCAACAGCTATCAGATGACAACAGTAATGGTCAAGATTTCTATCTCAAACTTGCGGCCTCTGAGCTAAGTGGGAAAG TTTCAAGCAGCAAGTGGAAGGTATGGCTAATTGTTACACTGGCCATTTCCGTAACTTCGGCCTTTGTCATTTGGGGGATACGGAGAAGGCTACGAAGAAAAG GGGAAAATTTGTTACTATTTGATTTAAGTAACAGCTCAGTAGATACCAACTATGAACTTAGTGAGGCAAATAAACTTTGGAGAGGTGAGAAGAAGGAAGTTGATTTGCCAATGTTCAGTTTTGTGAGTGTATCTGCTGCTACCAATAACTTCTCTATTGAAAATAAACTAGGAGAGGGTGGTT
- the LOC100261791 gene encoding G-type lectin S-receptor-like serine/threonine-protein kinase At2g19130 isoform X2, which yields MASMKFSTRRWSVILVFLLISSGFHLEFADAFTDTISQGQSITTSQTIISAGGEFELGFFSPGNSTKYYVGIWYKKISEPTIVWVANRDYPFTNPSVVLTVRTDGNLEVWEGKISYRVTNISSNRKTSATLLDSGNLVLRNDNSSIWQSFDHPSDTFLPGMKLGYDRRAGKTWSLVSWKSTEDPSPGVFSMKYDPKGSGQIFILQGSTMYWASGTWDRDGQAFSLIREMRSNDVFNFSYSFSKEESYINYSIYNSSIISRFVLDVSGQIKQMSWLEASHQWHMFWFQPKTQCEVYAYCGPFGICHDHAVDRFCECLPGFEPGFPNNWNLNDTSGGCVRKADLQCGNSTHPNGERDQFHRVSNVRLPDYPLTLPTSGVMQCESDCLNNCSCSAYSYYMEKCTVWGGDLLNLQQLSDDNSNGQDFYLKLAASELSGKVSSSKWKVWLIVTLAISVTSAFVIWGIRRRLRRKGKVTKRV from the exons ATGGCTAGCATGAAATTTTCAACCAGAAGGTGGTCtgttattcttgttttcttgcTTATTTCTTCAGGTTTTCACTTGGAATTTGCTGATGCATTTACAGATACAATTTCACAAGGTCAATCAATCACAACCTCTCAGACCATCATATCTGCGGGTGGTGAATTTGAATTAGGATTCTTTTCTCCTGGAAACTCCACAAAATATTATGTGGGGATATGGTACAAGAAAATATCAGAGCCAACCATTGTGTGGGTAGCTAACCGAGATTATCCATTCACAAATCCGTCTGTGGTTCTTACTGTCAGGACAGATGGTAACCTCGAGGTTTGGGAGGGGAAAATTTCATACAGGGTGACAAACATATCATCAAACAGAAAAACTAGTGCCACCCTATTGGATTCTGGAAATCTTGTTTTGAGAAATGACAACTCGAGTATATGGCAAAGCTTTGACCATCCATCGGACACTTTCTTGCCGGGGATGAAACTTGGATACGACAGAAGGGCTGGAAAAACATGGTCATTAGTGTCATGGAAGAGCACAGAAGATCCCAGTCCAGGAGTTTTCTCCATGAAGTACGACCCTAAGGGAAGCGGCCAGATTTTTATCTTGCAAGGGTCCACAATGTACTGGGCTAGTGGCACCTGGGACAGGGATGGGCAGGCTTTCAGCTTGATTCGTGAGATGCGCTCAAACGATGTGTTTAATTTCAGTTATTCGTTTAGTAAGGAGGAGAGCTATATCAATTACTCTATTTATAATTCTTCAATAATAAGCAGATTCGTGCTGGATGTGTCAGGGCAGATTAAACAAATGTCATGGCTTGAAGCCTCTCATCAATGGCATATGTTTTGGTTTCAACCAAAAACGCAATGTGAGGTTTATGCTTACTGTGGGCCTTTTGGAATCTGTCATGACCATGCAGTCGATAGATTCTGTGAATGTTTGCCAGGTTTTGAACCTGGCTTCCCTAATAACTGGAACTTGAACGACACATCTGGAGGGTGTGTGAGGAAAGCAGATTTGCAGTGTGGCAATAGTACTCATCCTAATGGGGAGAGAGACCAGTTTCATCGGGTGTCTAATGTGAGGCTGCCAGATTATCCACTAACACTCCCAACGAGTGGTGTCATGCAGTGCGAGTCAGATTGCCTAAATAACTGCTCTTGCTCTGCTTATTCTTACTACATGGAGAAGTGTACAGTATGGGGTGGAGATCTTCTAAACTTGCAACAGCTATCAGATGACAACAGTAATGGTCAAGATTTCTATCTCAAACTTGCGGCCTCTGAGCTAAGTGGGAAAG TTTCAAGCAGCAAGTGGAAGGTATGGCTAATTGTTACACTGGCCATTTCCGTAACTTCGGCCTTTGTCATTTGGGGGATACGGAGAAGGCTACGAAGAAAAG